The following proteins are co-located in the Dromiciops gliroides isolate mDroGli1 chromosome 2, mDroGli1.pri, whole genome shotgun sequence genome:
- the LOC122738648 gene encoding ubiquitin-like protein 5 has translation MVQVLCNNWLGKKVYVKCNTDNLMRDLKKLSVSQTGTCWNKIILKKCYTIFKDHMILWDYEIHDGMNLELYYQKGQNSKAVFPGNFLKDDV, from the exons ATGGTCCAGGT GCTGTGTAACAACTGGCTGGGCAAGAAAGTCTATGTGAAGTGCAACACTGACAATTTAATGAGAGACCTGAAGAAACTGAGTGTGTCTCAGACAGGCACCTGTTGGaacaaaattattctgaaaaaatgCTACACAATATTCAAGGACCACATGATCCTGTGGGACTATGAGATCCATGATGGAATGAACCTGGAGCTTTATTACCAAAAGGGGCAG AATAGCAAGGCAGTTTTCCCAGGCAACTTCTTGAaggatgatgtctag